A single region of the Octopus bimaculoides isolate UCB-OBI-ISO-001 chromosome 6, ASM119413v2, whole genome shotgun sequence genome encodes:
- the LOC128248054 gene encoding uncharacterized protein LOC128248054 isoform X2, whose protein sequence is MMTATVIFMEEDSMTLSVNHTYLDATVILKTAIGLFLAITELRILPWHANQVFFLTSNYKDVPVKARQIAGNYKWLSTSATMIQMIFL, encoded by the exons ATGATGACTGCAACCGTCATATTTATGGAGGAAGATTCA ATGACCCTCTCTGTAAACCATACCTATCTGGATGCAACCGTGATCCTCAAGACTGCCATAGGTTTATTCCTTGCTATAACGGAACTTCGTATCCTTCCATGGCATGCCAATCAGGTCTTTTTTTTAACGTCCAACTACAAAGATGTACCGGTCAAAGCCAGGCAAATTGCAGGAAACTAT aaatgGCTTTCGACTTCAGCAACGATGATCCAGATGATTTTTCTTTAA
- the LOC128248054 gene encoding uncharacterized protein LOC128248054 isoform X1: MMTATVIFMEEDSMTLSVNHTYLDATVILKTAIGLFLAITELRILPWHANQVFFLTSNYKDVPVKARQIAGNYFFDCGHTGAPPLVEQIDPRTYSLNGFRLQQR, translated from the exons ATGATGACTGCAACCGTCATATTTATGGAGGAAGATTCA ATGACCCTCTCTGTAAACCATACCTATCTGGATGCAACCGTGATCCTCAAGACTGCCATAGGTTTATTCCTTGCTATAACGGAACTTCGTATCCTTCCATGGCATGCCAATCAGGTCTTTTTTTTAACGTCCAACTACAAAGATGTACCGGTCAAAGCCAGGCAAATTGCAGGAAACTAT ttttttgactgcggccatactggagcaccgcctttagtcgagcaaatcgaccccaggacttattcttt aaatgGCTTTCGACTTCAGCAACGATGA
- the LOC106872968 gene encoding uncharacterized protein LOC106872968, which yields MDFRVVAAILLIAVSTVYSQSIMSLCQQTQIRAGSHFVRSPNNCSEFFLCNAMFPQPLACGKTTVFSQSQQVCVWRNSQFDDCDRQIYGGRFDDPLCNQYPDGMNRDPSDCHRFIPCFKRTSYPSMACQFNLFFDPQTQRCSEIRPPYCQIQCLAPCEFCLFLKVREKTKRDGYDKDSGHLRFEGTQRAFTEWLECWLKFIDVTGSNYEAYRTFCINLSQNSRNSPSILCFIRGGCLIRTLCNSHLS from the exons ATGGATTTCCGTGTTGTGGCCGCCATTCTCTTGATCGCAGTGTCAACAGTCTACAGTCAAAGTATAATGAGTCTGTGTCAACAGACACAAATTAGAGCTGGATCCCATTTTGTCCGATCCCCaaataactgcagtgaatttttcTTATGTAATGCTATGTTTCCCCAACCGTTGGCATGTGGTAAGACAACTGTGTTTTCTCAATCTCAACAAGTCTGTGTGTGGCGAAACAGCCAATTTGATGACTGCGACCGCCAAATTTATGGAGGTAGATTCG ATGATCCTCTTTGCAACCAATACCCAGACGGCATGAACCGTGACCCTAGTGACTGCCATAGGTTTATTCCCTGTTTCAAGCGTACCTCATACCCTTCCATGGCGTGTCAATTCAATCTTTTCTTTGACCCCCAGACTCAAAGATGTAGCGAGATTCGTCCGCCATATTGTCAAATCCAAT gccttgcaccctGTGAGTTTTGCTTGTTCCTCAAGGTGAGAGAGAAGACGAAAAGAGATGGCTATGACAAGGATTCTGGACACCTTCGTTTTGAAGGAACTCAACGGGCCTTCACGGAGTGGCTGGAATGTTGGCTCAAGTTCATTGACGTCACAGGATCCAACTATGAAGCATATCGGACATTTTGCATTAATTTGTCTCAAAACTCCAGGAATTCCCCTTCTATACTTTGTTTTATTCGAGGTGGCTGTTTAATTCGAACTCTCTGTAACTCACATCTTTCATGA